gtgtgtgtgtgtgtgtgtgtgtgtgtgtgtgtttgcgtgagctgCATTGCACAGCTTTGCACAGATCCGCTGCAgtggtgtctgtgagtgtgtgtgtgtgtgtgtgcgcatgtgtgtgtgtggggaaggggactttcaaatgtaggcctatctatatatCTTGCAGTGTGTTCACTTGCTTACTTTATTGTTAATGATGCAGTTTTAAAAGGCTGTGCCCTTTCAACTATGTTATATCACTGACTAGGGATATATTTCAGCCAGCGCGGTTGTCTTTTGCACTTAGCATACGAACCATATCTGGTGAGAGAGAAATCTTTTTGCGAACACTGCGGCCTGTGAGTCAGTATTTTTTGCAATCTCTGCGTGCTGGGTGTCTGTTGGGGAGGAAGGGTGGAGGGCTTTTAAAAGAGAGAAGAAACTGCCACGATACTGATTGCAgaaacaacatttaaaaaaaaaaaaaaatctaaaaataaaaccattaaactCCACACCATATTTTGGGAAGCTGCTATTTAAGTTTGCAAATGTGTAAAAATATTTATACTTTTGAAACGGTAtacgcatgtgcatgcacgcacacagacacacaaacacactcacgggggcatgcatacatgcaaaacacccacccatccacccacccacacacacacacacacacacacacacacacacacacacacacacacacacacacacacacacacacacaggaggagcccCAATGATCACACCAACACCAGCTCTTCAACAACTCCTCcacggacaacacacacacacacacacacacacacacacacacacacacacacacacacacacacacacacacacacacacacacacacacacacacgcgcgcgcgcgcagaaaaaaacacacacacacactcacacccagacaaacacacactaagaGCGACACATAATGTACTAGAAGGGCCTGCATTAAGCAATAGCACACGAAGtgctatccacacacacattgttatgaGACATGACTGCGTCACTCCGTCGAAATATTTCAGCGCTACCGTTCTATTAAACTGCTCCATCGAGCCCACAGGTGCACTTGTGATCACCATGTACTTTACTCCATTTGCCTGACATATCAAAGAACAATTAGTCtcatgtctgacacacacacacacacacacacacacacacacacacacacacacacacacacacacacacacacacacacacacacacacacacacacacacacactcacgggatCACCATGCGGTCTGATGTAAGGTCAGACGACAGCAATGTTGGCCTATTTTACATTAGCagtcaagattttttttaaagatttaaaaaataaatagataatgaaaagaaaatagaaaacaaaTCAAAAACCTGAAAATGAATGAGATGCCCGCCTGAAATGCGCTGAGTTCAGTTAGAGACACACTCTGCGTCGCCGCTGAACAGAAGGTGTTACCAGCGTCGGGCTGGTGGTGCAGGATGGAGGTCACCCCTTGGGGCCGAGCAGACAAGAGAACAAGACCCGGGGAGCGATGCTTCCACTGGGCCGCCCTCCCGCTCAACCAACCACCTGCCCATCCgccaagcagccagccagcctgccggCCGACAAACCGGCCTGCTGTTGCCCACTCCGTTGCAGGCTTGCATGGCCCCTGTGTCCTTGAGAATGTGCAGACACAGGGCAGATAATGTTCTGACACTAGAAACTAAAAACCATCAGGAAATCATAGCTTTACTATTCTGCCCTTCTGTGTGTTGGCGTGAAGAGCAAGCAAGCCGCAACTTAGAGCTGTAAGATGGGCTCTGGGCCTATGCAGTCtgccagaaacaaacaaacacagcctgGATGTCCTGCTCCGCATACACACAAGCTTTTGCACAGCGCTTTGGATTACTGGGATTGTTTACTGTACATGCGGTGTCCTACTTTGTCACATACATGATATTCACAAGGCACATATGGCCACGAGGGACAAAATACAATAGCACATCCCTAGCAATAGAaaattacacataaaaaaatataatagCTGTTGAACACACAACGTGTTATGATGACTGTCAGACTGCATAGAATGTCAGAGACTGTCAGAAATGTCTGTGTTGGGTCTACATTCCACTGTTTTGCATTCTCCTATTTGAccctaatgtgcatgtgtgcttgtctgcgtttgtgtgaaataggcctacataacagcTCGACGTGACCCTGGCAACGCAGGACGCCAAATGCGGAAGTTTCCTAGCGGTTCTGTGTTACACGCTTTTACTCCTTGAAGCGCAGTGAGAAACAGGACATGTGCATGAAAGACGAGGACGTTTCTAAACTGCGTTGGCCCCCGTGCCAATCCGGGAGATATTTTGGTGAACCACAGGTTTAATAACAgacattacacacgcacacactcactcacacttgcTCGACCATCCCGTAATTAAGGGGTTAATAACCATTCTACCAAAGACTGGTGCACGTAGCTGCAAGGTCAAGGATCTCATTTTACCGAATGCACGTGCAAGTAGGATTTCTGCAAAAGTCAGCACGCAAACATACCATAGGCCTACTCCTTCGAGGTAGCCTGTGAATACAGGCCCTGGACTACCGCGTACACACTCGGTCGCTGCATGGACATTAAACGCATGGTCTTAATTGTGGACCTTGTGTTATTTTCGAAATGGGCTGTTGCCTAATTCCATGCAAGGACGAAAGGGAAGGGAATTAAGTCTCTACAATGTTATTCTTACAGGCAATCAAATAGGCAACTCGAGTTGCATATGCAGGTTTAGTGCAGTTCAACGACATCTGGATAATGTATGAACTTGCGCTGAAGGTGATGAACTGTTTATATGTCAGGAGGTACACATGCAACTGCCAAGGCCCAGCTGTGAGTGCAACGCTATTTTTGAGTCTCAGTCTTTGAAACGCTGCTTTCAGATAAATATTTTCTAGGCCTGCTGCATTAATAGTTCGTGTCTATACTGCACGTATGCTCTATAACCAAGCTTTCCAGCAGAGACAAGCAGTGCATCTTAGGCGAGCGCATTAACATGTTGCTTAACCTACAAAACTAGTGATGGATGCTTGAGGCAAAGGACgcataaacaaacaaaagagaaCAAAATGATGCCATTTCAATGACTTTAATAAGCAAAATAGGAAACCATTTTttccaaaaacaacaaaaataagacGAAACAGAAACCAGCCTGAATGGAACTACAACAGtccaaatgttaactttttctcATTTCTATAAACAGGATTGAAAATTGATCCCCTGACATAATACATGAAATTAAAAAACAGAACAACAACCCGCTGCTGCAGTTTTTAAAATTTGATTTCAACACAGTTGAATCAGTAACAAACCAAAGATTGTTAAATGTATGACTTTTCAACAATAAATTTTAAATGCAAGCACCATGCTTATTCAATATGATCTGACAGTTTGTTAATTTAAatcattaaaaataaaaacttagAACCAGAATCtccaaataataataaacacaaaCGAAATATAAAAAATAACATATGACATACATATCATTTTCATTTTGAGATTTTGCAAAACCTGTATCCTTTTTTTTTACTGACCGGCAGAAAAAAATACAGGAAAACATATAACATTGATCATTAAAATGTTAGCATGCGCAGATTTGAGTATTCTTTAGACCATGACTAAAAGGCCATCACAATTTCAGCCTTTTATTTACGCTTGATTAAACTGGCCAAAGGGTTAATGGAGTACACTACCCGTTCAAAATCCTATTCATAAAGTTGTAAAAATATTATGACTTGTAGGTTTTGTTCGCATTATATAATAGGGATGGGTTATGCAATAGATGCCAGAACAGCATCGGAAGCACCTCGGCAGCAGACACGGTGCCAAAAGCACCGACCCAATTTAAAAGCCATCTAACGTATGTGACAGCACAGCTCCCTCAAAATGGCGAGACAAAGTTATCAGCTATGCGGGGGGCTGCCCCGAGTGTGACCGTACTTGAAGCAAGTGTCCTGCGCTGCATGGTTAGCCTATTACGCACAAGGTGATCAAATCGTCAATTGCGTGTTAgttcaatgcaatgcaacaatctatcatttaagtaggcctatgtcttcctTGAAGGCGGTCTGCAAAAAACTCAAAATGAAAACGGCCAATACCAAAATCATTATtcaaaaagtgcacttaatataCAAAGTTTGTTGACTTTAAATGCAACTGCCAATGCCCATATTTCTGAAAGTCGATACCCAAATGAAACAATGAAAAAAGTTGAAACCATCCTCCTAAATGTTGGTGTGCAGTTTGCTGTTGCATGTATTTACAAGCCAAAATAAACCCAAACAATGTtacactgcacaggcagtctTCTTGGTGTGGTCACCATTTCAATTCTAACGCCCAGAAAAAAACTGCTATGGAGAAGCTCAGATCAACATCATGCTATTTAAGATacacaagagaaagaaagtaCAAAATAGAAATTATTACCATACATGTCCAGCATGCAGGATTAATATTTAATGCagatttttaatatatatttatatataaccaAGCAGGCAATAAACCAATGAGATGTTGCATAAAATGTCCCCCTGTTAAGACTGTTTTAGGTTGCAGGCGGGTAACACCACGTAAAAGTTTGCATATTTTGTTTCGATTCTTTCAGATTTTGCGGCCAAGAGAAGTGTTCAGGTCCGAAGCAGTAAGTCTCCTCTTAGCACAGCTATTGTTTCTTAAGATGTTTACCGGAACAATCGAGGACAAAATCACTGTAAGAACAACTCGTCCAACGTCATCCAATACTAACAAGAGAAAAGCGGTACTGGTATGaagaaagttatttttttcttttctcagaAAGGAAAAAAGTCTCTTCTCTACAAGCAACTAATCTACAAAGATGCTGCACGTCTGATAAACATTCTATCTGGTTCTTTGTATCTCAGTTGCCAAGTGGATGGAGATGAATACATATGCGATTATTATTCTGTGGATTATTCTTCTAACATGGATACAGATGTTGTTATTAGTATAATCATAATCAATAATGTTGATTACTACGACATTTCTTCAGCATCAGGGCCAGACACCAGAATGACTCACATGAAAAACTCTGGCGAGGACGGGTTGTCGCTCGTGGAGCCAGCCTCACGGAACCCGTTCGCGCCAGTAAGTTTCTCGCACTTCAGTTTGTATGCGTCTCTCTCGCGGGCCAGCCGGTTGATTTCTTGTTTGAGTTGCTCCACCTGATTCATGAGCTGAGTCTTCTCGTTCTCCAGAACGTGCTTCTGCTGCACCCGCTTGTAACGACACGACTGCGCGTAACCCCGGTTCTTGAGGGTCCGCCGTTTCTGCTTCAGACGGATAACCTCGTCCTTGCTGAAGCCCCTCAGGTGCCGGTTGAGCTCACGCACCGACATGGACACCAGCTGGTCGTCGGAGAAACGGTCCTCCACGTTTAGGCCGCCCGAGCCGTGGTGACCAGGCTGGCCTTGGTGGGCGTgcgggtgatgatggtggtggtgacggtggtgaaGCTGCTGGTGTGACCCAGGCGAGGTAGGAGAGGGGCTGTCGGGGTCCTggctgtggtgatgatgatgctggctgtgtgcgtggttgtgtgccCCCGGGTGACCCGGCAGGTCATCGGGATGATGGACAATTCCTGGGTACTGGTGATGATGGccgtggttgtggtggtgatgggctCCCCTGTAGCCCTCGTAGCCGCCTTGCTGAAGCTGCTGCTGAacgtggggaggtggtgggtgcccGTGGCCCGTGGCGCCTATGAGGGCTTCGACTGCGTCCTCCGGTGTCAAGCTCAGTGTCTGGGGATCGATCTGCTGAGGGTAGCCGCCGCTAGGCATCCAGTAGAGCTCCTCCAGGTGGTTCTTCTGTTCCGTGGGGCTGAAGCTCGGCGAGGAGGGTACCGAGCTGCACGGCGTGCTGATGGGGGTGGACGAGACCGAGCCCTGGGGTTGGAGTCGGTTGCACTGCCGAATGTTAGCGCGCTCAAGTCCCGCCAGGGCCTCCTTCTTCACGTCGAACTTCATCAGATCAAAGTCATTGACATATTCCATTGCGAGAGGACTGGTGGGCAGCTCCTGTCCAATGGCAAGCTCAGCGCTCATTGTGTCTCTGTTCTGCAGATAGGTGAAAGAGTTTGCCAGCGTCGCAAAAATcgacttttttttccttccccctcTATAGTTTCATGCACGAGTCTCTCGTAGTCCTCCACCGCGACAAAAAGTGAATGCTGTGGCATGCAACACCGCTCGGCGGGTTTAAAAATCTCAGAGAGCGAAAAGGACAACTTTCTGTCTAGTGTACAGCAAACGAGAGCGGGATATGCGTCATACAGGCGTCTTGGACAGTTCaactcagtttaaaaaaaaagccgAGGGAGGAGGTAGGAGTATGTCTATATAGTGCAGAAGTACGGAACCAGTCCCATCACAAAATTAACGCCAAAAAGGAAGATGAAAACATAAATTAAATGTAATACCGAGTGCCGTCGATGGGCTCCCGTCCCGTTCGCAGCAGTTTTGAGTTGTATGTCCGTATTGGCAAAGAAGCGTTGTTCAGAGAGAGCAAGACCAATATGTCTGTTTTTCGCATGGAGAGCAGCTTTCCAGCTCTGCACCGCAGAGATTTGTGCTTGCTTTCCCAGTTCTCTCACTCCGGAGTACTCAGTGTAGCCTACAGTCGCTGGAGTCAGCTCTTTATGGTAGCTCACTCTGATGTCACGGCTACACTAGAAGCGCCCGGCCAATAGGCGCGCGCGTCTGCTCATTACCATAACGGTTTGGACACAGAGGGCGGAGAAGCTCGGGCCTTTGACAGCTCGCGAGTCAGCTGACTCTCTGATGAAACGGGGGTGGCAGAGTGAGAGCTCGCGGATGCCTTCAGTCCTGTCGATTGACTTCAACAAAGCTGGCCACATACCGATATACACAGAGGTTGCATGTTTTGGCTCACTATGCAGTGACCAAAACACACGGATACATTTATCAAATACATTTTGATGTTTATCCCTTCATAGAACCACATTTATTTTATGAGTTTAGACATGATGAAGAACTAATAGGTACATTAAACACAACCATATCACTTGATTGGTTGGGCTATCTGTAATGATTTATTCGGGGCACGCTGCTTTATGTTAACATGTAAAGTCACACTGGCCACAATGTCTAAATTAACCCACAATTAAATGATGATTACACCATCCTGTGTTGTCTTACTGGGTTAGGTCGTGCATATTCTTCCATTTACACCTGTAATGTCTAAACTACATAACTAAACTGGGAACAACAAGTCAAATATTAATTTTGGAGTGTAATGGTTCACATAGGCAAGTTAAAGAGCCAACCTTATCTATCTGACTGTCCTTCCTTTCAGACAAACAGGATAAATAACTTGTGTTAGCGCACGTGAACTATTGAAAATATGCATCGTCTTTTTCCTCTCTGTAATGCCATTAATTAGAAAAAAATAGATTCCTGCTCCTCTCCAAATAAACAGTCGTTGATTGTTGATTAAAATCATAGCACATGTAGCCAAAACTATGATAGGTTTTGGCTGTATGATGTAGGCTATTATTAAAAGCTAAAGGTTGGTTTAAAAGCACTAACTAAACAATAGTCTTTGTGTGCACACCATGTGTTTGTAGTAATTGAGCATAACTTTGCATTCAATAATCCACGCTATCCTTCAAAGCGCACAGCCCCCCAGCGTAAAGTGACACAGTCCCTCAGATAACAGACCAAACGCTGCCTCCATGTGGCAAGGTTTGGTACTGCAAAAAAGGGGCCACTGGCTGTTTATTGGCATTTTGCTATAGTAAATCAAAACATAAT
This Engraulis encrasicolus isolate BLACKSEA-1 chromosome 10, IST_EnEncr_1.0, whole genome shotgun sequence DNA region includes the following protein-coding sequences:
- the mafba gene encoding transcription factor MafB, with protein sequence MSAELAIGQELPTSPLAMEYVNDFDLMKFDVKKEALAGLERANIRQCNRLQPQGSVSSTPISTPCSSVPSSPSFSPTEQKNHLEELYWMPSGGYPQQIDPQTLSLTPEDAVEALIGATGHGHPPPPHVQQQLQQGGYEGYRGAHHHHNHGHHHQYPGIVHHPDDLPGHPGAHNHAHSQHHHHHSQDPDSPSPTSPGSHQQLHHRHHHHHHPHAHQGQPGHHGSGGLNVEDRFSDDQLVSMSVRELNRHLRGFSKDEVIRLKQKRRTLKNRGYAQSCRYKRVQQKHVLENEKTQLMNQVEQLKQEINRLARERDAYKLKCEKLTGANGFREAGSTSDNPSSPEFFM